One part of the Bacteroidales bacterium genome encodes these proteins:
- the thrC gene encoding threonine synthase — protein sequence MSYKYIYRCTDCESEWEPTETRYLCPKCAATNTLGQPAKGVLHVVYDYPAIYRQAGNSGLFSKLESLEFLPLLPIETIESLPPLRVGKTPLYRFKRSLANGESFTLLLKDDSQNPTFSFKDRASALVSAWAKENGIEVIVAASTGNAGSSLAGICASQGQKAVIFVPAKAPIAKLTQIMMYGARIVPVDGNYDLAFDLSIKATELFGWYNRNTAFNPLTIEGKKTVSFEIFSQLKGRLPDRIFVPVGDGVIISGVYKGLWDLMQLGLINRIPAIVAVQAEGSCNLIRNIENEDFISTPSDTIADSISVDIPRNYYMARKYLLENNGEWITVSDQEILDASKKLSAETGIFTEPAAACAYAGLEKYNKASRLAPGSENLVLLTGSGLKDLNAVQQILSLPEPIQPDPEALKNYFLTKN from the coding sequence ATGAGTTACAAGTATATTTACCGCTGCACGGATTGCGAATCTGAATGGGAACCTACAGAAACCAGGTATCTCTGTCCAAAGTGTGCTGCCACCAACACCCTCGGACAACCAGCCAAAGGGGTTCTTCATGTAGTCTATGATTATCCGGCAATCTACAGGCAAGCAGGCAATTCAGGACTCTTCAGCAAACTTGAAAGCCTGGAATTTCTGCCCCTTCTTCCCATTGAAACCATCGAGTCTTTACCACCTCTAAGAGTTGGTAAAACCCCTTTATACCGTTTTAAACGCTCTCTGGCAAATGGAGAATCATTTACTCTCCTCCTAAAAGATGATTCTCAAAATCCCACATTCTCGTTTAAAGACAGAGCCAGTGCACTGGTTTCTGCCTGGGCGAAAGAAAATGGCATTGAAGTGATTGTAGCAGCTTCCACCGGGAATGCAGGATCCTCATTAGCAGGTATTTGTGCATCCCAGGGACAGAAGGCTGTAATATTTGTCCCTGCCAAAGCCCCCATTGCAAAACTTACACAGATCATGATGTATGGAGCCCGTATCGTGCCGGTTGACGGTAACTATGACCTGGCTTTTGATCTGAGTATTAAGGCAACTGAGCTTTTCGGCTGGTATAACCGGAATACAGCCTTCAATCCCCTCACTATAGAGGGAAAGAAAACAGTCTCATTTGAGATATTCTCTCAACTGAAAGGCCGGTTACCTGACCGAATATTTGTCCCGGTGGGCGATGGAGTCATCATTTCGGGAGTATATAAAGGCTTATGGGATCTGATGCAACTTGGATTGATCAACCGGATTCCTGCCATTGTTGCCGTCCAGGCAGAAGGAAGTTGCAACCTGATCAGGAATATTGAAAATGAAGACTTTATCAGCACTCCATCAGACACTATTGCAGATTCCATTTCGGTTGATATTCCCCGAAACTATTATATGGCAAGGAAATACCTGCTTGAAAATAACGGAGAATGGATCACTGTAAGTGACCAGGAAATTCTTGATGCTTCAAAGAAGTTATCAGCAGAAACGGGTATTTTCACAGAACCAGCCGCTGCCTGTGCTTATGCCGGGTTGGAGAAATATAACAAAGCATCCCGGTTGGCTCCAGGTTCTGAAAACCTGGTCTTGCTCACCGGATCTGGATTAAAAGACCTGAATGCGGTTCAACAGATCTTATCTCTTCCCGAACCCATTCAACCTGATCCTGAAGCACTTAAAAATTATTTTCTTACAAAAAACTAA
- a CDS encoding amidohydrolase family protein, translating into MLLLKNGTFIHWDTLEFSNSDILVLPGKEGKLILNPGMDESAGAQEIDCNGQFITRSFACGHHHVYSALARGMGAPKKNPENFNEILQYIWWTLDKALDEEMIYSSALATAMACARNGVTFAIDHHASPNSIPGSLSVIAEAFEKVGVGHLLCYEITDRDGMEKSTQGLRETEQYLSKHQGLVGLHASFTVGDHTLNQVVKLAEATNSGIHVHVAEALSDQEHSMATYGKRVVERFAEAGVLQFPKTILGHCLHLSEHERGLISGSNAWVVENMESNLNNGVGFFNGKGLGERIMLGTDGMHSDMLRSAKSAFFSGHLHENIDYAETYRRFRNVHNYLDNNNFTGDSDNNLVILDYNTPTPLTANNFLGHFLFGIESSHVKHVIANGKLIVEDREIVTVNEENILNESRKQAERLWKRMSA; encoded by the coding sequence ATGCTGTTACTCAAAAACGGAACATTTATCCATTGGGATACCCTGGAATTTTCCAATTCTGACATACTGGTCTTGCCGGGTAAAGAGGGTAAACTTATCCTGAATCCAGGCATGGATGAATCAGCCGGTGCACAGGAAATTGACTGCAATGGACAATTCATTACCCGGTCGTTTGCCTGCGGACATCATCATGTTTATTCGGCCCTTGCAAGAGGAATGGGAGCCCCAAAGAAAAATCCTGAAAACTTCAATGAGATTCTTCAATACATCTGGTGGACATTGGACAAAGCACTGGATGAAGAGATGATCTACTCAAGTGCTTTGGCAACTGCCATGGCCTGTGCAAGGAATGGTGTCACCTTCGCCATCGACCACCATGCATCCCCGAATTCAATACCGGGCAGTCTTTCTGTGATCGCTGAGGCTTTTGAGAAGGTTGGAGTAGGACATCTGCTCTGTTATGAAATTACCGACAGGGATGGCATGGAGAAGTCAACTCAAGGCCTAAGAGAAACCGAACAATATTTATCAAAACACCAGGGACTTGTTGGCTTGCATGCTTCCTTTACTGTTGGGGATCATACATTGAATCAGGTAGTTAAACTGGCCGAAGCCACAAATTCGGGTATACATGTCCATGTAGCTGAAGCGCTCTCAGACCAGGAGCACAGCATGGCAACCTATGGTAAAAGAGTAGTAGAACGCTTTGCTGAAGCAGGTGTCCTTCAGTTTCCAAAAACCATTTTAGGCCATTGCCTTCATCTGAGTGAACATGAAAGAGGCTTGATATCCGGTTCCAATGCCTGGGTAGTAGAGAATATGGAGAGCAATCTCAATAACGGAGTGGGCTTTTTTAATGGTAAAGGTTTGGGTGAACGGATTATGCTAGGGACAGATGGTATGCATAGCGACATGCTAAGAAGTGCAAAATCAGCATTTTTCAGTGGACATCTTCATGAAAATATCGACTATGCCGAAACCTACAGGCGGTTCAGAAATGTGCACAATTATCTGGATAACAATAATTTCACAGGAGATTCCGATAATAACCTGGTGATCCTCGATTATAATACCCCTACTCCACTCACAGCCAACAATTTCCTGGGCCATTTCCTGTTTGGGATTGAAAGCAGTCATGTTAAGCATGTGATAGCCAATGGTAAATTAATCGTGGAAGACAGGGAAATAGTAACAGTGAATGAGGAAAACATTCTGAATGAATCCCGTAAACAGGCTGAAAGGTTATGGAAACGAATGTCAGCCTGA
- a CDS encoding pyridoxal-phosphate dependent enzyme: MIQITNKVENSSVLQKAIDRFREKGVILPTFAQMQNPELIPGKIKDQLKNIGLWDLHPLNLFRITWKNEPVTKGGLYGHPNYIELPKSLTGIDARLIVMLGKWFPTGAHKVGAAYGCLAPKIITGQFDPTYHKAVWPSTGNYCRGGAFDSYLMGVTAVAILPEEMSAERFAWLKDIGAEVIATPGCESNVKEIYDKCWDIKRNREDCMIFNQFEEFGNSCWHYEVTGHAIEELIHLVAGKDAQLSAYISATGSAGTIAAGDYLRTRYPRMKVVASEALQCPTLLMNGFGGHRIEGIGDKHVPWIHNVRNTDVVTAIDDEYCMRLLRLFNEPDGKKYLVSCGVEQQLVDQLYTIGISGIGNILSAIKTAKYFEMDGQDVIVTIATDSSEMYGSRIKELEAERGSYTPVQAAKDHEKCMLGTTTDYMKDLIYQDQKAIHNLKYFTWVEQQEKDVEDLRQLWYDKNIWAELFKQPQAWDELINEFNERTGLLKNM; encoded by the coding sequence ATGATTCAGATTACCAACAAAGTAGAGAATTCATCCGTACTTCAGAAAGCCATTGACCGTTTTAGGGAAAAAGGAGTAATTCTCCCCACCTTTGCCCAGATGCAGAATCCTGAACTGATCCCGGGAAAGATAAAGGATCAGCTGAAAAACATTGGACTCTGGGACCTTCATCCTCTTAACCTGTTCCGGATTACATGGAAAAATGAGCCAGTTACCAAAGGAGGATTATATGGCCACCCGAATTATATTGAATTACCCAAATCACTTACAGGTATAGATGCCAGACTGATTGTAATGCTTGGGAAATGGTTTCCGACAGGAGCCCATAAAGTAGGCGCTGCCTATGGTTGCCTGGCACCAAAAATCATCACCGGACAGTTTGATCCTACCTATCACAAAGCGGTATGGCCTTCGACTGGAAATTATTGCCGTGGTGGTGCCTTCGATTCCTATCTTATGGGAGTAACTGCTGTTGCCATCCTGCCGGAAGAAATGAGTGCCGAACGTTTTGCATGGCTTAAAGACATTGGTGCTGAAGTAATTGCAACTCCAGGCTGCGAATCGAATGTTAAAGAGATCTATGATAAATGCTGGGACATTAAACGAAACCGTGAAGATTGCATGATCTTTAACCAGTTTGAGGAATTTGGAAACAGTTGCTGGCACTATGAAGTTACCGGGCATGCCATCGAAGAACTTATTCACCTTGTTGCTGGTAAAGATGCCCAGCTTTCAGCCTACATTTCTGCTACAGGTTCCGCTGGTACCATTGCTGCCGGCGACTATCTCAGAACCCGCTACCCGCGCATGAAAGTAGTTGCTTCTGAAGCGCTGCAGTGCCCTACCCTGCTGATGAATGGATTTGGTGGACACCGGATTGAAGGTATCGGCGACAAGCATGTTCCATGGATTCACAATGTGCGTAATACTGATGTAGTTACCGCTATTGACGACGAGTACTGTATGAGGTTGCTACGCTTATTCAATGAACCTGACGGCAAGAAATACCTTGTTTCTTGCGGGGTTGAACAACAACTGGTTGACCAACTGTACACAATTGGCATTTCAGGAATAGGGAATATCCTCTCTGCTATCAAAACGGCTAAATATTTCGAAATGGATGGCCAGGATGTGATTGTCACCATTGCTACTGATTCCTCTGAAATGTATGGCTCCAGGATTAAAGAACTTGAAGCTGAAAGAGGCAGCTACACTCCTGTCCAGGCTGCTAAAGATCATGAAAAATGTATGCTGGGCACAACTACCGATTATATGAAGGACCTCATCTACCAGGATCAGAAGGCCATTCATAACCTTAAATACTTCACATGGGTTGAACAACAGGAAAAGGATGTGGAAGATTTGAGGCAATTGTGGTACGACAAAAATATATGGGCAGAACTGTTTAAACAACCCCAAGCCTGGGATGAACTCATCAATGAATTCAATGAGCGCACAGGACTTCTGAAAAATATGTAA
- the xdh gene encoding selenium-dependent xanthine dehydrogenase, whose product MISFFLNDKPVVYHGDEEITLLNYLRLQQGITSVKDGCSGQASCGACMVEINQKAKLSCTQKMKFLENAQVITMEGIPVEVRDVIAKAYVEKGAVQCGFCTPGLIMRTKVLFAENPLADRQQIAKAINLNMCRCTGYIKIIDAIEQSLKQLKSGNSETNHTWQSGIGQFLPKYEAYETAIGQRKFVNDLHFEGLLHSALRFTDHPRARIIRIDTEKARNYPGVKAVFTAQDIPGERFTGLIFSDWPLMIRENEITRYIGDVLAGVVADDEATARYAAGMIEVEYEILEPVSDARLAITSSSPKVHEDKSNLLESCIIKRGDSIQDVFDSTAYTARGQYETQRIEHAFLETEAAVALPDGDGIHLYSQGQGIYVDQRQVASILGLDEDQVRVTLVPCGGGFGGREDMTVQGHVSLFAWKLKQPVKLHLSREESIIMHPKRHPVSMDIKIACDKNGILTGLKLRAIGDSGAYASVGTKVMERVAGHAAGGYHIPNVDIEALTVYTNNIPSGAMRGFGANQVAFALESCIDELCEKGKFDRWQFRFDNALDTGKMTSTGQVLGEGVGIKACLLALKEQFYSSKYAGLATGIKNSGVGNGMADFCDVKIQFRSKDSISIEHGWTEMGQGVHNMAIQTLHQETGLPAEFMSVNVDTNAEIPTGMTTSSRATALLGNAIIDAAIRINADLENSTIEELVGKKYEGRYICDWTTKPGAKVDRIITHYSYGYAAQLAILDEQGNLAKVIAAHDAGKIMNPVLFEGQIQGAVHMGIGYALTEDLPMKDSRLVSTKLRDCGVIPSDKTPEIIVIGIEEKDPVGPYGAKGIGEIGLVPTAAAIANALYTFDGIRRTRLPMKPGKTKESKNR is encoded by the coding sequence ATGATTAGCTTCTTCCTGAATGATAAACCTGTGGTCTACCATGGAGATGAGGAAATTACCTTACTGAATTACCTAAGGCTACAGCAAGGAATCACCTCTGTAAAGGATGGCTGTTCAGGACAAGCCAGTTGTGGAGCATGCATGGTTGAAATAAACCAGAAAGCAAAGTTGTCCTGTACCCAAAAAATGAAATTCCTTGAGAATGCACAAGTCATCACAATGGAGGGTATTCCCGTTGAGGTAAGGGACGTGATTGCAAAAGCTTATGTTGAAAAAGGAGCTGTGCAATGTGGTTTCTGCACACCTGGCTTAATCATGCGAACCAAGGTTCTTTTTGCAGAAAACCCGCTTGCAGACAGGCAGCAAATAGCCAAAGCCATCAACCTGAATATGTGCCGCTGTACCGGGTATATCAAAATCATTGATGCCATTGAGCAATCACTAAAACAATTAAAATCAGGCAACTCGGAAACAAATCATACCTGGCAGTCAGGAATCGGCCAGTTTTTACCCAAATATGAGGCATATGAAACGGCCATAGGTCAGCGAAAGTTTGTTAACGACCTGCATTTTGAAGGCCTCTTGCATTCGGCTTTACGCTTTACTGACCACCCAAGAGCACGGATTATCCGCATTGATACCGAGAAAGCACGCAATTATCCGGGTGTCAAAGCAGTTTTTACTGCCCAGGATATCCCGGGGGAACGGTTTACAGGCCTGATTTTCAGCGATTGGCCTTTGATGATCAGGGAGAATGAAATAACAAGGTATATTGGTGATGTACTGGCTGGTGTTGTTGCTGATGATGAAGCTACTGCCCGGTATGCTGCCGGGATGATCGAAGTAGAATATGAAATTCTGGAACCTGTCTCAGATGCCCGACTGGCTATCACTTCTTCCTCACCAAAAGTGCATGAAGACAAGTCTAACCTACTGGAATCGTGTATAATAAAGCGGGGCGACTCCATTCAGGATGTTTTCGACAGTACAGCCTATACTGCAAGGGGACAATATGAAACCCAACGAATTGAACATGCCTTTCTTGAAACCGAAGCAGCTGTTGCTCTTCCTGATGGAGATGGTATACACCTATACAGCCAGGGACAAGGCATTTATGTTGACCAGCGACAGGTTGCCTCAATCCTGGGACTTGACGAAGATCAGGTAAGAGTGACATTGGTTCCCTGTGGCGGCGGCTTTGGAGGCAGGGAAGACATGACCGTGCAGGGGCATGTGAGTTTATTTGCGTGGAAATTAAAACAGCCGGTAAAACTTCATCTTAGCAGGGAAGAATCCATTATCATGCATCCCAAACGTCATCCTGTGAGCATGGATATCAAGATTGCCTGTGATAAAAATGGCATTCTGACAGGCCTGAAACTGAGGGCTATCGGGGATAGTGGCGCATATGCCTCGGTCGGAACCAAAGTAATGGAGCGGGTTGCAGGGCATGCTGCAGGTGGATATCATATTCCAAATGTTGACATTGAAGCTCTTACCGTTTATACCAACAATATTCCTTCAGGCGCTATGAGAGGATTTGGGGCGAACCAGGTTGCCTTTGCCCTCGAAAGCTGTATTGATGAACTTTGTGAGAAAGGTAAATTTGACCGTTGGCAATTTAGGTTTGATAATGCCCTGGATACCGGGAAAATGACCTCTACCGGGCAGGTTCTCGGGGAAGGTGTCGGAATCAAAGCCTGCCTTCTGGCACTGAAAGAGCAATTCTACTCATCAAAATACGCTGGATTGGCAACCGGAATAAAGAACTCAGGGGTTGGGAATGGAATGGCTGATTTTTGTGATGTTAAGATCCAATTCCGGTCCAAGGACAGTATATCGATTGAACATGGCTGGACAGAAATGGGCCAGGGTGTTCACAATATGGCCATTCAGACCCTGCACCAGGAAACGGGGCTGCCTGCAGAATTCATGAGTGTGAATGTGGATACCAATGCAGAAATTCCGACAGGAATGACTACATCTTCCAGGGCTACCGCTTTGCTTGGAAATGCCATTATCGATGCAGCCATCCGAATTAATGCAGACCTCGAAAATTCAACCATTGAAGAACTGGTTGGTAAAAAGTATGAAGGCAGGTATATATGTGACTGGACCACAAAGCCCGGCGCAAAAGTTGACAGGATTATTACGCATTATTCCTATGGCTATGCGGCTCAACTGGCGATTCTTGATGAACAGGGAAACCTGGCAAAGGTCATTGCCGCGCATGATGCAGGGAAAATAATGAACCCGGTGCTTTTCGAAGGTCAGATACAGGGTGCGGTGCATATGGGAATTGGTTACGCTCTTACTGAAGACCTTCCGATGAAAGACAGTCGATTAGTTAGCACTAAACTGCGCGATTGTGGGGTGATCCCATCTGATAAAACGCCTGAAATCATTGTAATTGGAATTGAAGAAAAAGATCCTGTCGGGCCTTATGGAGCAAAGGGTATAGGCGAAATAGGCCTGGTACCCACCGCAGCAGCTATTGCAAATGCACTATACACATTTGATGGAATAAGGAGAACACGGCTACCCATGAAACCAGGCAAAACAAAGGAATCAAAAAACAGATAA
- the hydA gene encoding dihydropyrimidinase — protein sequence METNVSLINRQYLICNGLIVNPDKSEYADIATENGKIIALGKLNPSEYAGFEYIDASGKLIFPGGIDPHVHFALPTPAGNSCDDFLSGSRAALSGGTSAIIDFVTPKRGQSLIEAYHLRQKEAESSLCSYKLHMGISEWNETVKQEVIQCIRELGIKSFKAYLAYKTSIGISVDDLRQLMLVVGEEGGIVLVHCEEGDKISELQKKYISEGKTHAAYHALSRPPETEINAINQVIRFSEETSCPAYIVHISTAEGARNVRMAKEKGLKVYGETCIQYLMLNDEVYNPDKDNYQVFPYVISPPIRSEENRTGLWEELLKGAIDTIATDHCPFNTFGQKDKGLDDFTKIPNGAGGVEFRMGLMYTFGVLTKKISLQQMVCLTSTNAARIFGWGDKKGKLKVGFDADLLIWVPEPTGIISQKDQYQRCDSNIYEGIHISGKVFDIIVSGHH from the coding sequence ATGGAAACGAATGTCAGCCTGATAAACAGGCAGTACCTTATCTGCAATGGCCTGATTGTCAATCCTGACAAGTCGGAATATGCAGATATTGCCACGGAAAACGGGAAGATTATTGCCTTAGGGAAGCTAAATCCTTCAGAATACGCTGGATTTGAATACATTGATGCAAGTGGTAAACTCATCTTCCCCGGAGGTATCGACCCACATGTTCATTTCGCTCTGCCAACCCCGGCCGGAAACTCATGCGATGATTTCTTAAGCGGAAGCAGGGCTGCTTTATCCGGTGGCACCTCAGCCATTATTGATTTTGTTACCCCTAAACGGGGACAATCCCTTATTGAAGCCTACCATCTTCGGCAAAAAGAAGCTGAATCCAGTTTGTGCAGCTATAAACTGCATATGGGTATCAGCGAATGGAATGAAACGGTTAAACAGGAAGTTATTCAATGCATCCGTGAATTAGGTATTAAATCATTTAAAGCTTACCTGGCCTACAAGACTTCCATCGGGATCAGTGTTGATGACCTCAGGCAGCTCATGCTGGTTGTTGGTGAAGAAGGGGGAATTGTTCTGGTACATTGTGAAGAAGGAGACAAAATCAGTGAACTTCAGAAAAAGTATATTTCTGAAGGAAAGACTCATGCCGCATATCATGCACTTTCGCGTCCGCCGGAGACTGAAATCAATGCAATCAATCAGGTTATCAGGTTTTCAGAGGAGACCTCCTGTCCTGCCTATATCGTGCATATTTCAACAGCTGAAGGAGCCAGGAATGTAAGAATGGCAAAGGAAAAGGGCTTGAAAGTGTATGGTGAAACCTGTATTCAGTACCTGATGCTGAATGATGAGGTATATAATCCTGACAAGGATAATTATCAGGTATTTCCTTACGTGATATCCCCTCCCATCCGCTCAGAAGAAAACAGGACAGGGTTATGGGAAGAACTGCTGAAAGGAGCAATTGACACCATTGCCACAGATCATTGCCCGTTTAATACTTTCGGACAGAAAGACAAAGGACTGGATGATTTCACGAAGATTCCCAATGGAGCTGGTGGAGTGGAATTCAGAATGGGCTTGATGTACACTTTCGGCGTGCTCACAAAAAAAATCAGCCTGCAACAGATGGTATGTCTCACTTCAACCAACGCAGCCCGAATCTTTGGCTGGGGTGATAAAAAAGGAAAATTAAAAGTAGGATTTGATGCCGACCTTCTGATCTGGGTTCCAGAACCCACGGGAATTATAAGCCAAAAGGATCAGTATCAGCGGTGTGATTCCAATATCTATGAAGGTATACACATCAGTGGAAAAGTATTTGATATAATCGTGAGCGGGCATCACTGA
- a CDS encoding YgeY family selenium metabolism-linked hydrolase, whose product MNDILLKINELSAKYADYTATNLSKLVRQKSLSLGEKGVAEELKRQMLEAGFDEARIDGLGNVIGRIGNGRRILAFDGHIDTVDVGNAANWTSDPFSGEIKDGFVFGRGTVDQKGGPAAFVTAGRILKELAFDMDLTLYFTGSVIEEDCDGLCWKYIVEEEGIQPDFVVITEPTNLNIYRGHRGRMEIEITFKGVSAHGSAPERGKNAIYTASRACLEIEKLNERLSSDPFLGKGSVALSEFISGSPSLCAVSDYAKIHLDRRLTWGETKESALAEVMEIVKDMDATVEILQYEETAFTGLRYGMEKYYPTWKIEESHPLVVSAAKAFTGLFNKAPLVDKWTFSTNGVTINGYYKIPCIGFGPGNEVLAHAPNEKVPVSDLVAASAFYAALAYTI is encoded by the coding sequence ATGAATGATATTCTTTTAAAAATCAATGAGTTATCAGCAAAGTATGCTGATTATACAGCCACTAATCTTTCAAAACTGGTACGTCAGAAGTCGTTGAGCCTGGGTGAAAAAGGGGTAGCGGAAGAACTTAAACGACAGATGCTTGAAGCAGGCTTTGATGAAGCCAGGATTGATGGATTAGGGAATGTGATCGGAAGAATAGGAAACGGGAGAAGAATATTGGCTTTCGATGGCCATATTGATACTGTGGATGTTGGGAATGCTGCCAACTGGACTTCTGACCCTTTTTCGGGTGAAATTAAGGACGGATTTGTATTTGGCAGAGGTACTGTCGACCAAAAAGGTGGCCCGGCTGCTTTTGTTACGGCAGGTCGCATTCTGAAAGAGCTTGCTTTTGATATGGACCTTACGTTGTATTTTACAGGCTCTGTGATTGAAGAGGATTGCGATGGACTTTGCTGGAAATATATTGTAGAAGAAGAAGGTATCCAGCCTGATTTTGTGGTTATTACAGAACCAACCAACCTTAATATATACAGGGGGCACAGGGGGAGAATGGAGATAGAAATCACTTTCAAAGGTGTGTCAGCGCACGGATCTGCTCCTGAAAGAGGTAAAAATGCTATTTACACGGCCTCCAGGGCATGCCTGGAAATAGAAAAGCTGAATGAACGCCTGTCTTCTGATCCTTTCCTTGGTAAAGGGAGTGTGGCCTTATCGGAATTCATATCAGGCAGTCCTTCATTATGTGCAGTGTCTGATTATGCGAAAATCCACCTGGACCGCAGATTGACCTGGGGCGAGACAAAAGAATCGGCTCTTGCTGAGGTGATGGAAATTGTGAAAGATATGGATGCTACTGTTGAGATATTGCAATATGAGGAGACAGCCTTTACCGGTTTGAGATATGGCATGGAAAAGTATTATCCCACATGGAAGATTGAAGAAAGTCATCCTTTGGTTGTAAGCGCCGCGAAAGCATTTACCGGCTTGTTCAACAAGGCTCCCCTGGTTGATAAATGGACTTTCTCGACCAATGGGGTTACCATTAATGGTTATTACAAGATACCTTGTATCGGATTCGGCCCGGGAAATGAAGTACTGGCTCATGCCCCGAATGAGAAAGTTCCTGTTAGTGACCTGGTTGCTGCCTCAGCATTTTATGCAGCTTTGGCCTACACCATATAA
- the ygeW gene encoding knotted carbamoyltransferase YgeW, translating into MNPNFQKNLTELDALSSQLYQKDFLLTWEKSIADLKTILAVAEALKSLRDNNISARVFDSGLAISQFRDNSTRTRFSFASAANLLGLAVQDLDEGKSQIAHGETVRETSAMISFLSDIIGIRDDMYLGAGNAYMREVGAALDEAFADGVLPQRPGIVNLQCDIDHPTQSMADLLHLKSVFGSLDALKGKKIAMTWAYSPSYGKPLSVPQGIIGLMTRFGMDVELAYPEGYGLIPEVVETAGRQAAESGGSFKVSNSMEEAFKGADIVYPKSWAPYHVMERRTSLLRASDHDGLKSLEKECLANNAKFMDWECTEDKMKLTKDAKALYLHCLPADITGVSCKQGEVAASVFERYRVPLYKQAGFKPYIIAAMMLTNRFANPARVLREVADKNSPRVL; encoded by the coding sequence ATGAACCCGAATTTTCAAAAGAATTTAACAGAACTGGACGCTCTTAGTTCACAATTATACCAAAAGGATTTTCTTCTCACCTGGGAAAAATCAATTGCTGACCTGAAAACGATTTTAGCAGTTGCAGAAGCCTTAAAATCACTTCGTGACAATAATATTTCAGCCAGGGTTTTTGATTCAGGACTGGCCATTTCTCAGTTCAGGGATAATTCAACCCGGACAAGGTTTTCATTTGCTTCTGCGGCAAATTTGCTGGGACTTGCTGTTCAGGACCTGGATGAAGGGAAATCGCAAATTGCTCATGGCGAAACTGTTAGGGAGACTTCTGCAATGATCTCTTTCTTAAGTGATATCATTGGAATTCGCGACGATATGTACCTTGGAGCCGGGAATGCTTATATGCGTGAAGTAGGCGCAGCACTTGATGAAGCCTTTGCCGATGGTGTTCTTCCGCAGCGTCCAGGCATTGTTAACCTTCAATGCGATATTGATCATCCTACGCAAAGTATGGCTGACCTTCTGCACCTAAAATCTGTTTTTGGCTCCCTGGATGCATTGAAAGGAAAGAAGATTGCCATGACCTGGGCATATTCACCAAGCTATGGAAAGCCACTTTCTGTTCCTCAGGGTATTATAGGACTGATGACTCGTTTCGGTATGGATGTGGAACTTGCTTATCCCGAAGGGTACGGTTTAATTCCTGAAGTGGTTGAAACAGCGGGAAGGCAGGCTGCTGAAAGTGGTGGAAGCTTTAAAGTGTCAAATTCCATGGAAGAAGCATTCAAGGGTGCTGATATAGTTTACCCCAAAAGCTGGGCTCCCTATCATGTGATGGAAAGAAGAACCAGCCTGCTTAGGGCTTCAGACCATGATGGATTGAAATCCCTTGAGAAGGAATGCCTTGCAAATAATGCAAAATTCATGGATTGGGAATGTACAGAGGATAAAATGAAGCTTACAAAGGATGCTAAAGCCCTTTACCTGCATTGCTTACCTGCAGATATCACCGGTGTTAGCTGCAAGCAGGGTGAAGTTGCTGCCTCTGTTTTCGAAAGGTACAGGGTGCCCTTATATAAACAAGCCGGATTTAAGCCTTATATCATTGCTGCGATGATGCTTACCAACCGTTTTGCAAATCCTGCCCGGGTGCTTCGGGAAGTTGCTGATAAGAATTCCCCTAGGGTTCTCTAA
- a CDS encoding CoA-binding protein, producing MATLQQIEQFTAQHHIAIAGISRTPHKFGNNVAKELIKQGYTIYPISLHLTEFEGKTCYKSIDDLPDKVTSIFISTKAVQTKELLAEVKKKGIQHIWLQQGSADAELLLSVKDAKENIISGLCLLMFTKPAHFMHRTHAFFKKTFGSYPKYA from the coding sequence ATGGCTACACTTCAGCAAATCGAGCAATTTACTGCTCAGCACCATATTGCCATTGCTGGGATATCCAGGACTCCGCATAAATTTGGTAACAATGTGGCAAAAGAACTAATTAAACAAGGATATACTATCTATCCCATAAGTCTTCATCTGACCGAATTTGAAGGCAAAACCTGCTATAAAAGCATTGACGACCTGCCAGATAAAGTAACCTCTATCTTCATCTCCACAAAAGCGGTCCAGACTAAGGAACTACTGGCTGAAGTTAAGAAAAAAGGCATCCAGCATATTTGGCTGCAGCAGGGATCAGCTGATGCTGAACTGTTACTTTCGGTAAAAGATGCAAAGGAAAATATTATCAGCGGTTTATGTTTGCTAATGTTTACTAAACCTGCACATTTTATGCACCGCACGCACGCATTTTTCAAGAAGACTTTTGGCAGCTATCCAAAATATGCATAA